The following DNA comes from Castanea sativa cultivar Marrone di Chiusa Pesio chromosome 10, ASM4071231v1.
GGCTGAGCAAGTCGAGTCGGGCTATGCTGACCACCCTTACCTGCCACTTTCGTCACTGCTAAGGAAGAGATCGTGGCCAAGGGCACCTTCGGCGACATCACAAGCTTCACCGATGTCGTAGGCGAGACCATTGAGCTCTCATGTTTCTTCATGGCAGTGAGTTCACTCCTACCTGAACTCGGAATAGAGAGACAATTCTAGTAAGAAGGCTCCAGAACAGTTGGGCCACTAAAAGAGCTCTCGCCAGTCTCAAAATTATATGGGCTTGACAGACCCAGGCCCAAAGCAGAGTTTTTACTGCCCAACAGAGCTTGGGCTTTCTAATTGGATGGGCCCAGCCCCACTTTTGTATTCTGGGCATTATTACTCTCCCTTGCTACCCATCTGCCAGCTTGCTTACCACCCTTAACACCATCTCAAGATACCCGCTTCTTTCCAAACTCATTCACATCCACAATCAGCCCTTACCCTAACCAACGTGACTTCCTAATATCACACAACTTCCGGCCTGAGTTTCAAAAACTACTACCTGTTTGCAAGAATTGTTACTCGGAAGCTCCAATATATTCTTCATGACACCACCCTTGACCTTTTCTTTGATGAAGGGCTGCTAAACAGGCTTCAACCTTGCCTGCACTGGAGCTTTGACAGCTTCCACATAGGACCTGGCAGCACGATATTTTGGGATTTGCTTAGACTTGTACGGTACAAAATTCAATCCACCCGACACATATTGGGAAGGTTCCAATATTCTTCTTAATTCAATCCCAAAAGTTCTCCATCCTTGCTGTAACTTTCCAGCAGGGATAGTGATAGTTCACCACAATCCGCCTACCTTAAGCTTTGTCACTGATAAGTACTGCCCAAACAAGTTGGACCCCCGTTGCAAAGTGTAAGTAGTATCACCTTCCCTGAacatgaaaaattgcttacGATTAACCCCCAATCACGGTATGTTCCAAATTCCACATTACCCAAAGTGCTGCACTCTTGCCCATAAAAACCGATTGCATGTAGTATTTTCCCCATTCAAAAATCTTAAGGGAGAAAAAACTCCCTCCTTCCTTAACCACCAACTGAAACAGCTtagattcaataaaaaaaacttctaaatcCACTCACACTAATCCAAGGAAATAAACTAAAACAGGATTTTTGACTAATTTGAGGTAGCCGGGCCTCCAAAGAACCTACTACTTACGGCTCtataatcaaaattataaaGCATACCCCTTCATTATTTCTTACAAGAGTAAAACCAACCTCTCTTTCTGCTTTGAAGCTTTGAATAGTGGTTCAacatttcttcttttcctctatTTCTTAACACTTGGGAAAATGGAAATGTCACTATGTCTATAGATTGCCACAAAGGGTGGAAGAAATTGAATGCAGTTTAGAACCCCAGGTTCAAATCAAGGATTTACACATGCTGAGTCCAAAACAGGAGGCTTTCGACCTTATTCTCACAATTGATAAAAAAGCAATAGTATGGACTCACCGAGACTGCGGGAGGCACACTCACAAGTGGATCTTGGAAGAACCTATTTGCCAGTGCAAGGGCCAGAAGACTGCTTTGCATACctgcaaaaggaaaaatatcaGTTAGCCAGAATATTATGTTGCCAGGTACTATATTTTGATGATAATCAATAATGGCAGAACCTGTCTCATAGGAAAGTGTTCTTTGCAGCTCTTTCACATCAGGTGCCTTATGGAACACTAAACCAGTAAAGACATAACCAGCTATGAATGCTGACAAATGGAATGCAACAATGAGCAGCAAAATGGTTGCTCCGAAAGGAGATAGAACAGACTTGATGTTAATCGCAAGTGGGGCTCCAACACAGAGAGATGTCACTAATACTGATAGTGGAGGCAAAAATGGCCGAATAGCATTACAGATCTTGGGGAAGAACCTGTAAGCACAAATATAAGAGGCAGGTAAGGACCTCTAAAAGAGTTCGATATGTTATCATCAGGAGTCAATATATTACCGATTCAATAGCAAGCCTGCAGCAATGGGTGCAACTACAATCTGCGTAATGCTAAACACCATTCCTTTTACATCAACAGGAAGTCTTTTTCCAATGAGCAAGAGTGATAACATTGGTGTGACAATTACTGCAGTAGCAGTAGACAATGATGTCATAATAATGCTTAGAGGGGCCATTTGTGGGTCTGTGAGAAAAGTAGCATAATTTGAGAGCTGAGCCCCGCTAACACAAGAAACCAACATAATCCCAGCACCTGATACATGATGAGACTGACAAAATGTTAGCACAGTGACCGATCCTACCAATCaaaaaggggagagagagagagagagagagagatctccTGACCTATGGAGGTTGGAAGACCAAAAAGTGTGACTGAGATAATGCCAAAAAAATATCCTAGCAGAGGTTTCACAACAAATTGGCCAACATAACCAGCAAAAAGAGCTGCTGGTCTCTTGAATGCTTCAAGGAAATCATCCTCTCTAGAATTAACCCCTACTGCAAACATTAGAAACCCCAATGCAGGTGCATAGTACCTGGAAATAGAAAACATATAAATTACGAATTACAAACATATGATTTGGATAAacattttaatatctttttattgcaAATCAACATTTATGTTCAGATGAACTAATCCAAATTTTTAACTTCTATCACTCAATGGTTGTACTCAAGAATATGGCAGAGCAAAAAAGTTCAATAGATCAAGAATGAGAGCTCATTCTAGTTTAGTCTATTTTAAATGGATAAATGCTTATTGATGATTTGGATACATTTTTCAATGAGTGCAAAAACTTAGCTTAACCCCTGCTTTACTTTTTAGATAGCAAAGGAAATCAATATGCAATGGCTTCTCATTCTTCCTTGAAGTTgctcttaaaaataaaactttttatgtgtttaggCATATGTTAAACCATCCAATTCATCTCAAGAGTGTTCAACAACCTGGTAGTAAACCATGTAAAAGAAGGCGGATAGACAAGAGCCAACAGTGTACTAGCAAGGACTACATGTGGCAAAAGGGAATTTGATTCCTTCAAGATCTTCAAAATAGAAATGTCCTTTTGTTTAGGCACCTGAAACAAAGACACAGCAGTGTGGTCAATGTGGCCTAAAATTACTCCGCAAATTAGTTGTATATATCACTGAAACTGGTGAAACTTCAGAACCAGTacataaaaaacacaaacatacacAAACCTTTTACAGTGAAACTGAGTGTATGCTCGGATTAGAAAGTAATTAGTCATTTTCCCCTTGTTTCACAAACAAAACATCCTTTTGTTAAACATGCATTTATTTAATATGAGATTTTAGCAACATAGTCTTGTAATCTACCCATCCACAGTATAGAAAGTGTTGAGATGGTTGTGATCAGGATAAGACTGAGCCCAATCTAAGTTCTCCTCTGGTACATCTTTATTTGAACAATTCTAACTGATGGCTCGTAGAAAGAGGATGGCAAAGACTGAAAAATCTGATGACTCTAAATTATTGTTTGGGTTGCTTAAACCATCTCTTCTTTTTGGAGGATTTCAAATTCTGTCCCTTGTCTGATTAAGTTGGAGACTGTTATTGCCTTTGTCTAATTAAGTCAGTGGGAATTAGTATATATGATCATATTTGTCTTAACAGAGTTGAAGATTGTTATTGCTTCAGGCAAAAACACTACACCCACCTTTAAATAAGTGGTTGTTTCACCAACACACCATGAGAATAATTGACTCGCATGACACATAAAAGTTTTCAGGGATGGTAGCAGGATGGGGTGGGGTCGGATCATGGGTGCCCCATCCCCACCCCATTTGCCTATTCGGGGCAAGAAAAACCTGCACGGGGCAGGAGCAGGGCAGGTCAGGGCTGGACGAAGGGCGGAGAAATGTTGCCATCCTTAATTACATAGTTCTATCATTGAAGAGATAGAGATGAGAAACGAAAGGGAGGAGAGGAAAAGATAAGTGTGTTTAGGAGATGAAAATAGATTATGTACACAAATTAAATCATAAATAGGATATGTATAAAAATACTACATTATCtacatagatatatataaatataaataaatatatgtgtgtgtgtgtgtgtgtgaacacgcgtgtatacacacacacactctcagGGCAACTCAGGCTAATGCAAGATGGAGTGAAGTAGGCAAAACCTATCCTCATCCTATTCCCTCTTTAGGGCGGGGAAAACCTGTATGGGGTGGAATGGGTTAAGCAGGGAGGAGAATGTTTTCCATCCCTATTCTTCACCATGATCAAAGGCCAATTGGTGGatgttatccaaaaaaaaggtTGCATGACCTCTGGTGTCCCTTAAACACCAGCTAAAAATCAGCAAACATACTGCTCCTAATACAATTTCTGATTTTGTAAGAGTAAATATATACCCCTAGCTCAAATGACACCTCCTCCTAACCCCATAAGAATGGGGTGGAGGTTATGGTCGTGGCTTCAAGATTACCAATCTGAAAACATACATGCACACAAACCTCAGCttattttttgacaaatccacaacTGGATTACAATGTAAAATGCTTAAAATTCAAGTCTTTGCACTTTAAAATTATACACTAAAAGTCCATGGATTGGATGGTAAATAACTTgcaattaaaatgaaattggcATGTTAAAAACAGAGATAGTGTATAATCTGATGctgggattttcaaaatattaaatccAATTAAAAGTTATCcccattaacaaaaaaagattgCATGCGATGTAACTTGGACTTGAACATATATATGATACACACACAAATTTGTACCATTTTAACAAGAAGATGAAGGCTTGAGAGCACGCCCATTCTTTTAAACAAACCATATAGTTTGCATCAATATCCTTAGCTAAAACTACCCACAATTTCCTATAAACTAGTATGTActataacacttttttttttttagttttccaaCTTAAACAACTAAATAGTactgttttttttcttataaacttaacaaaagataaaaacGGTACACACCTGAGCTGGTCTGGTTGCATCGTTTAGACCCGTACCCGGTTCCAGAGGATCCGAAGATATCCCATTTACACACTTGCTGATTACAAACCTTGAGCTACTCCAATCTGATGTTATTAAAGCAATgtgcaaaagaaaaataaacacccaatacatataaaaataaaatttttacagAGAAGTACACAGTAATATAAAAAACCCACTTGGTAAATTAAAATCAGAGCGAAATGGAAACCCTAGAGACCGCGAGAAATATAGAGttgaaaataaagaagaagaagaaaatggggGCTGAGGTTTTCGTCTATCGGAGACATTTCGCGAGTGGGGCTCCGAGAAATGTGGAAGGTGGATCTTCAATTGGCTACTGCTACTTACTGAattcattttgaaaacaaattcccaaaacaaaaaataagagaaggATTTGATTTTATGGGGCTTTTTGTTGTTTGGGAATTGATAAGGTTTGttgcttgtgagttgtgaaGTTTGTGACTCTGgtagaaaatagtaaaatagcaATAGTTTTCAAAGaatacaaactatattttttactagtatCTTGAGTTTAAATGACTCGATTTTAggttataaataattttgtccgatgtggcattttttccacgtgtcgactacttgaaaatcgagtctttaagactcgatttatatgCTAAACCTTTCTTCCGTGTTTCACATTTCTCTCCTCACTACCTCTCTccatctgcttctttcttcctctcacTACCTCTTCATCTGATCCTTTCTTCCTCCTCAACACTGATCTGCACAATGGTCGTCAACCCAGCTGACCCAGGCCGCCGCTCCCAGACCGCGACGCCCAGGCCGCATGCACCCAGGCCGCACGAGCCCAGGCTGCGCGTGCCCAGGTCGCATGACccagttgggtttttttttttttttgtgcaatgggttttgggttttttttttttttttgtggtgggttttgctcAGCCATTTCTATGGTGGTGGATGGATTTTGATGTGGGATGTGAGTTTTGGTGGCTATAGAGTATTTCTGGGAAGGGATGTTAAGAGAGTTGggctaaaattattttgctggtaaatcgagtcttagagaatCGATTTTCAGGTAACCTCCACATggaaaaatgccacatcagacataAAAATCGACCATCAAATACTCGATTTTTAaccccaaaatcgagttttttagactcgagatgctagtaaaaaatatagtttataaacAGAAACtaataattatattgtttagaaattattgctattttactattttctccctCCAAAATCACTGTGAAATTGAATATTCTCAGGTGGAAGGGTCTTTGTCTTCGATCGGCGGTTAATCGTTATATCTATCCTATTATTTAAGGGCTTCCTGTTTgcatttcacattttttttagtttaaaaataccCCTACTCCCCTATctttaaatataaacaaaactaaagacaattcggtaaaaatacaactctaattCCCACTAAAAAATTGCCTAAAAAATGGGACcactcttctattaattttcaaatttataagtgaataaatcaatttgaaaattaatagaagagtggtcctattttttaggcaatgttttagtgggaattagagttgtatttttaccggattgtcctttagttttgtctatATTTAAACATAGGGAAGTAGGggcattttttaactaaaaaatttggAATCTAAACAAagaaagccccttaaataatagtatagataaattagattttcaaaataaaaattatatataataaaaaacacaaatttttttttctacaaaatagtaccactaaaaaaaaaaaaactcatcgcACACGCGTAAtaattttttctacaaaatagaaccACTAAAACGTGACCTAAATAgacataataatatatcatttttaaggCATACATTAACtagaactataaattttttttttttttgagaaacacacacgcacatatataggggaagagatgagataagggaatacactcacacactaacACCAAAActcaccaaaactgcatgcggcagttagtgtcgcggaaCAAGTGATAAAACTAGACctataatttgcatttattataatttgagatttctatttttccactcacatgaaaaaaaaaaaaaatgaatacaagagagttttgtagattggaagagttttaaaattaacaaaagagtAATCCTATCTTGTAAGGAGTTAACGagtagaagtaggaatttaaGTCAAGGTAAAAGTAGGAGTTTATTAGAAGCAGGAATGGATTTCAACgtagaaataaaaatttattacttttgtcaatttattattttaacctcatttttaagttttaggtaggggtattttttatagtaaaaaaagtaataactaactttctctTGCTAATTTACTATTCTAACCCCATTTTTAagttgttggttaattaatttaggggtatttttgacagggaaaaaaaaaactaactttctgaattcttttaatatatacagatacactagcctctaagcatgtgcgcgtgctcagagactcttctatattttgggtaaagattaataatttttattttattataatttgaaatttctactttttccaataacaaaaaaaaaaaaaattctaagggtgtgatgaatacgtggggtgagttttgtagattggaggagttttaaaactaacaaaagagtgatcctattttgtagggagTTAGTGAGTATatgtaaaaatttaaatcaacGTAAAAGTAGGAGTTTATTAGAAGCAgaagtttattatttttgtcaatttactattttaaccccatttttaagttttaggtaggagtattttttacaataaaaaataataataactaactttcttttaccaaattactattttaactcaatttttaaattgttggttaattaatttaggagGTATTTTTtacaggaaaaaaataataactaactttcttaatcctcttaatatataaagagagagagagagagagagagagagagagagagatatatatatatatatatatatatatatatataatatacacacacatacatatatatgtgtgtgtgcggtGATGTCAATAACAAAAGTAAAGTCCACACTCTTCCTATTGGATTTGGAGTGTGCGTGTAGTGTGAGTGAGAAAGTGGGGGAAAGCCAAAATCAAGTCTTCATGAGGAAgctttacacatatatacacttagattatgctagggtagaatttttatcttgtattaaaaaaaaaaaagttcattggGATTaactacccttttttttttctctttgttaagtttatcCTCTTCAAAAATAAACTAGCCTTATTCCACACGCTTCGCGCGTgagatgaggttttttttttttttttagtggtagtagcaaaaaaaaaaaatctatgttttttattatatatataatttttattttaagaatctaatttataagtggataaatttgaaaatcaattagaaagttacctattttttaggtaatgttttagtgaaagttagagttgtatttttaccgaattgtcctttagttttgtctctacttaaacataggaatgtaagggtattttttaatataaaaaaattcagattgtactttagttttttttttatattaaatttttttttataggatatttagatttgtttttggataaacatggagtgtttaacttatttttctattttaaaaaaaaaacaataaacgtatagttactttaaagaagtgggttagtgaaagagtgttcctattttgcagacaatattttagtgcaagttagacatgtattttaccaaactatcttttagttttgtctctacttaaactaaggggtgtaggggtattttggaacaaaaaaaatccggtcTGAACAAGGGCAGCcgcttaaataatagtatagttTTTGGATAAATGTGgagtgtttaacttatttttctatttaaaaaaaaaaacaataaacgtatagttactttgaagaagtgggttagtggaagagtgttcctattttgtaggcaatatttttgtacaagttagacatgtattttaccaaactatcctttagttttgtctctacttaaactaaggggtgtaggggtattttggaacaaaaaaaatccagtccAAACAGGGGCAGCcgcttaaataatagtatagataataaagtttatttagtttatcttctctctctttttcattttgttttatttgtttgttgtttaCGGCATTTTGGTTCTCATTTTCATGTTccttaggttcttagaataaagtttctcttcaaactagtttataataaaaaataaaaataaaaactcaagaaactcctcatatatttttatatttaatgtgaattttagaaatctaaccgttggattgcatgttcttattatatccttcatgcttgcaaaatttcaaaaagatcaaaaatcaattgctatgtcatcaaacaaatgttaaaatttcaaatttttgtgatctaaaattatgtataaaaaataagtttattaattgaatagtaaataacatttgatttacatgttaagaacataaggaaaatgaaattcaacgattagatttttaaGATTCACatccaaaaaagagaaatataaaaagtttgaagagtttctcttcacactaatttggagagaaactttgtttgATTTAAGACTTGACTCTCTCATCCTAAGAAAGAACCATGGGGACTTGGATGGATAGATTGGGTGAGTTTGATTCAGATTATTCAAActatgttttttgaaaaagtgttGATTTTAAGAAGTGCGTTAtgaaattacactttttttaaattattagggAGGTAATATGTGGGGACTTGGGGTTGattcactttttttaataaatgcaaaatagaaattttattctaacctaatttaaatttatatgtgtTTGAAACTCCATTCTGGAAACTCAAACCATGTGGCCAAGGATGGACCCAGGTGGGGCCCAAGCCCCCCCgggtccaaatttttttattattttttagttattatatatttcttttttttgcaattggGCCCCCTTCTCCTCAATCAATCCAGCTAACTTAACCTAAATAGCAATTATCCAaccaaaaaacttaacaaaaacaataaaaatattcacaatgtgattgtattttagccacaaaaaaaaaaaactattttaccaccaaagaacaaaaaaatcgTCTATTATTGGAGAAAttaaagctaatttttttgcaaCTATAATAAACTGGTATAAATACTAGTTGACtatagcaagttgttaaaaataaaatacaatattttattaagattatatattttcatttaattaaaaaacttaaattctccctcttccttattattttaatgagttatttatattatttaaaatgaagtgataaaaaaatagaacgTTTGATATTGGgtatattgtaaagtgaggtatcaaaataaataaagtagcttTATGAGgtactaaaagctaaaatttttagcatcaACACTATAAATGCTCTAACttcaactataaaataaaataaataaataaaaaaatcctagccatcttagtattaaaaaaaccattattttatatttgcttttttctttgttggttgatgattgcatcttaatgtatttaaaaacaataattttgtatatttataattttttaatactatatagaTGTACCCTAGCCCCCGCTAACTTAAAATCCTAGGTTCGTCTCCACATGTGGGGATTGATACATTTTGTTCATATAATGGTTAAGATGGACTTGAAGTATTgttgttctttcttcttctttctgtttttttttttttttttttttttttgctaaatagaGGTATTGTTGTTCTTATAAGGTGTCAAGCATGTCATAATGTGGAAATTAGATAAATTGGATTTATCTTGAAATTTAGTCAACTTTTTAGATGTTTTAGTGGatatttttatcattataaacaaattttatttgtttataatattaatcaaattatattatttattatgtcaCCACAAAACCGAATATCATTAATTTATCCTGTTCATTTGACtaggtttttaaaaccatgattacAATGTAGAATAGGAATTAAGCATCGCAGTCTCAACTGccatctttttttataatttttttttataagttcatcttttgtttataattaaactaaagattattaataaagaaatagCTTCATATTAATAAGTTCATGATAATGACTCCATCCTCTTAAATGGTTGACTTTATAAATctgcattttattttactttattttctttccgGTTTTAACTCTTTAAGCTAAGGCCCTATTGGCTATTTGACAGTCGACACAAACTATAATATAGTATGTTCATTGAAGTCCAAAACCCAAACTCCAAACTGAAAGTCACCCTGACTGATAAAATTTGACCAGCTCACTTAAAATAGTTTGGATCAATTCCTCGTGgcctttcaaatttaaaaattttgggccCAGGCCTGTAGCAAATTGGATCAAACTGATTTTACATCCCAATCATTTTCTTAGGGTATGCTTGGAATGAAGGAAAGCGAAATGAGAATAATGAGAACTGTTGCTCTCGTAGCATTAATAAAGCCTACATGTCTCTCTATTTGCTTAGTGTTCAATTTTTAACAACAATTAAGAGGAAGATAAGTGGCAGCCTCTTCCTCAAGGTTAAAAGAAGATcattttattcatcaaaaaaaaaaaaaagaagtgaagaTCAATTTTGATGCAGTAGTTAAATACCAGAGCAGTGGCAGTAGTTTGTGGAGATCATTGCCAAACATCTTACATGTTTAATTGGATGGGGAttgatggtgaactaaaaatctaactccaactCGTCCTAAAGGCGTCCATAGCTAAAGGAATATCCCTCATCAGAAGTTCGTCCACACCAGGACGACCGTCTATGGAATGAAAGTTGTCCATCAGGAAAGCTTCTAGATGACCCCACTACACTTAGGCGTGAAAAGGATCCAGGTTCATTTCTACAACTCTTTAAATACTTGACTTCCAACGATAGTTATGCAAAAAGACATAACTCCCATGGCAGTTGTGGAAATTATTCTTGAACTCCCGAACCTCCTAAAATATAGAGGAAGTTACAAATCCAATAACCGTTTCTAAggtgcactatataaacactccTTCAAACCAGAAAAATGTACGTTTTTACAgttccaaaaaagttggaactccagaacttgagagagaaactaactttaccattgGATAGTTATTGGCCGGTCCACCCCGGTCACTTTTGATcacttgttctttctttttcaggccctCGAAATGGTCGCTAGCCCTTTAAAGCCCGAAGCATCCAGTCTATTAATTTTCTTCTCATCATTAGTTGGCACCATTTGTGGGAAAGTTCTTTTCGTTCGATTATTTGTTTTTAGCGATTCgcctttcccagacaaaaggttgTATGATTCGGACAAGATCAAGGGTTACCAGCCCAAGCCAcaaggagagtagggatgcttctagtaatctcTACCGTGATTGTTTGTCAGTGTCTATCATGCAACCGTCttccattcaacatatacagCCCACGGCTGCCGCTATGACGGAACTAACTCGTCAGAACcaagagttgaatagggagatcaatttAAGGAGGTAGCACCATGAAACCGTCttccattcaacatatacagCCCACGGCTGCCGCTATGACGGAACTAACTCGTCAGAACcaagagttgaatagggagatcaatttAAGGAGGTAGCACCATGAAAGACATGCGGAAAGGCAAGCCCAGAGTCAAGGGGTACTGCTTTAAGAAAAGTGCCGCACCTAGAGAGGGAGATGAACCAGATGAGAAAAActatggatgaaatgaaggagaacATAAGACGGGCGAACCCCGTGGATGACTTAGTCCATCTAACGGACTCCCTTTTACagcttccatcaatagtcatcccctacccccgaagttcaagatgcctttcttggattcatatgatggaactcgtgacccgtgtgatcaTATCGCCACCTTCAA
Coding sequences within:
- the LOC142613751 gene encoding putative sodium/metabolite cotransporter BASS6, chloroplastic, producing MNSVSSSSQLKIHLPHFSEPHSRNVSDRRKPQPPFSSSSLFSTLYFSRSLGFPFRSDFNLPNWSSSRFVISKCVNGISSDPLEPGTGLNDATRPAQVPKQKDISILKILKESNSLLPHVVLASTLLALVYPPSFTWFTTRYYAPALGFLMFAVGVNSREDDFLEAFKRPAALFAGYVGQFVVKPLLGYFFGIISVTLFGLPTSIGAGIMLVSCVSGAQLSNYATFLTDPQMAPLSIIMTSLSTATAVIVTPMLSLLLIGKRLPVDVKGMVFSITQIVVAPIAAGLLLNRFFPKICNAIRPFLPPLSVLVTSLCVGAPLAINIKSVLSPFGATILLLIVAFHLSAFIAGYVFTGLVFHKAPDVKELQRTLSYETGMQSSLLALALANRFFQDPLVSVPPAVSTVIMSLMGFSLVMIWSERKE